The proteins below are encoded in one region of Apostichopus japonicus isolate 1M-3 chromosome 22, ASM3797524v1, whole genome shotgun sequence:
- the LOC139963437 gene encoding inosine triphosphate pyrophosphatase-like: MADSSTGVKRKYEGQEIEKHEEEGQQARSKQRLTEGKELIDSSSNESKASGKGLVFVTGNKHKLEEVNAILGGKIAVKAESIDLPEFQGEPDFISEAKCREAIKHIEGPVIVEDTCLCFNAFGGLPGPYIKWFLKKLGPAGLHKMLQGFEDKSAYALCTFAYSSGNPEDEIKLFCGKTPGKIVEPRGPIDFGWDPCFQPDDFQQTFAEMPKDIKNKISHRGKALAALAEFLIPAENGKR; encoded by the exons ATGGCAGACTCCAGCACAGGTGTGAAAAGGAAATACGAAGGCCAGGAAATTGAGAAGCATGAAGAAGAAGGCCAGCAGGCAAGAAGCAAGCAGAGACTTACAGAAGGAAAAGAGTTAATCG ATTCTTCATCCAATGAATCCAAAGCTTCTGGCAAGGGTCTGGTTTTCGTGACAGGAAATAAACACAAGCTTGAGGAG GTGAATGCTATTCTGGGCGGCAAGATTGCAGTGAAGGCTGAGAGTATTGACT TACCAGAGTTTCAGGGAGAACCAGATTTCATATCGGAAGCGAAATGCAGAGAAGCAATTAAACAC ATTGAAGGGCCAGTAATCGTTGAAGATACCTGTCTGTGTTTCAATGCATTCGGTGGCCTCCCCGGACCATACAT AAAATGGTTCTTAAAGAAGTTGGGACCTGCTG gTTTACACAAAATGTTGCAAGGTTTCGAAGATAAGAGCGCGTACGCTCTCTGTACGTTTGCGTACAGCAGTGGAAATCCAGAAGATGAGATCAAACTATTTTGTGGAAAAACACCA GGTAAGATCGTGGAACCAAGAGGACCCATAGACTTTGGATGGGATCCATGTTTCCAGCCCGACGACTTTCAACAGAC GTTTGCCGAGATGCCCAAAGACATCAAGAACAAGATTTCCCATCGTGGGAAAGCTCTGGCTGCTCTAGCAGAATTCTTGATCCCGGCAGAGAATGGTAAGAGGTGA